One genomic window of Camelina sativa cultivar DH55 chromosome 5, Cs, whole genome shotgun sequence includes the following:
- the LOC104788239 gene encoding serine/threonine-protein kinase CTR1-like isoform X1 yields MENVAAQLKRGISRQFSTGSMRRTLSRQFTRQNSLDPRRNNMRFSFGRQSSLDPIRRSPESLSCGPHMSVPENLDSTMQLLFMASKGDVNGVEELLNEGIDVNSIDLDGRTALHIASCEGHYEVVKVLLSRRANIDARDRWGSTAAVDAKYYGNVEVYNLLKARGAKAPKTRKTPMTVGNPKEVPEYELNPLELQVRKVDGISKGTYQVAKWNGTRVSVKIFDKDSYSDRERVNAFTNELTLLAKARHPNIVQFVGAVTQNLPMMIVVEYNPKGDLTGYLQKKGRLSPSKALRFALDIARGMNYLHECKPDPIIHCELKPKNILLDRGGQLKISGFGLIKLSKIAEENAKVVNHEAQIDKSNYYIAPEIYKDEVFDKRVDVHSFGVILYELTEGVSLFHPKTPEEVAESMCIEGKRQTIRTKTKSYPPELKELIEECWHPEIGMRPTFSEIIIRLDKIVANCSKQGWWKDTFKFPWK; encoded by the exons ATGGAGAACGTAGCGGCGCAATTGAAGCGAGGGATATCGAGACAATTCTCGACAGGATCAATGCGGAGAACACTAAGCCGACAATTCACGCGCCAAAACTCTTTGGATCCACGACGTAACAATATGAGGTTCAGCTTTGGTCGTCAATCTTCGCTTGATCCGATACGACGTAGCCCTGAGTCTCTTAGCTGCGGGCCGCATATGTCTGTTCCCGAGAATCTTGATTCGACGATGCAGCTTCTCTTTATGGCGAGTAAAGGTGATGTGAATGGTGTTGAGGAGCTGCTTAATGAAGGAATCGATGTGAATAGCATTGATCTTGATGGTCGTACGGCTCTTCATATTGCTTCTTGTGAAGGTCATTACGAAGTTGTTAAGGTTCTTCTTAGCCGGAGAGCTAACATTGATGCTCGTGATCGTTGGGGCAGCACG GCGGCGGTTGATGCAAAGTATTATGGGAATGTTGAAGTGTATAATCTCTTGAAAGCACGAGGAGCTAAAGCTCCG aaaaccaGAAAGACTCCAATGACGGTAGGGAATCCGAAAGAAGTTCCTGAGTATGAGCTTAATCCACTCGAGCTTCAAGTCCGAAAAGTTGATGGCATCTCCAAG GGAACTTATCAAGTTGCTAAATGGAATGGCACGCGAGTCTCGGTAAAAATATTCGACAAAGATAGTTATTCAGATCGGGAACGCGT AAATGCTTTCACAAACGAATTGACTTTGCTAGCAAAAGCTCGGCATCCAAATATTGTTCAATTTGTTGGAGCCGTTACTCAAAATCTACCAATGATGATTGTAGTTGAATATAATCCAAAA GGTGATCTAACTGGTTATCTTCAAAAGAAAGGTCGTCTGTCACCATCAAAAGCTCTGAGATTTGCTCTTGATATTGCCAGAGGCATGAACTATCTTCATGAATGTAAACCAGATCCTATCATCCACTGCGAGTTAAAGCCAAA AAATATTTTGCTGGATAGAGGAGGGCAATTGAAGATCTCTGGATTTGGATTGATAAAGTTGTCAAAGATTGCAGAAGAAAATGCAAAAGTAGTGAACCACGAAGCTCAAATCGATAAGTCAA ATTACTACATAGCACCCGAAATATACAAAGACGAAGTCTTCGATAAAAGGGTTGATGTGCATTCGTTTGGTGTCATTTTGTATGAG TTGACTGAGGGAGTATCTTTATTCCATCCTAAAACACCTGAGGAGGTTGCAGAATCGATGTGTATAGAAGGAAAAAGACAAACAAtcagaacaaaaacaaagagttaCCCTCCGGAATTGAAAGA GTTGATTGAGGAATGTTGGCATCCAGAAATCGGTATGAGGCCAACATTCTCTGAGATTATCATACGGCTCGACAAGATAGTCGCAAACTGTTCGAAGCAGGGTTGGTGGAAAGACACGTTTAAGTTCCCttg GAAATGA
- the LOC104788239 gene encoding serine/threonine-protein kinase CTR1-like isoform X2, with protein sequence MENVAAQLKRGISRQFSTGSMRRTLSRQFTRQNSLDPRRNNMRFSFGRQSSLDPIRRSPESLSCGPHMSVPENLDSTMQLLFMASKGDVNGVEELLNEGIDVNSIDLDGRTALHIASCEGHYEVVKVLLSRRANIDARDRWGSTAAVDAKYYGNVEVYNLLKARGAKAPKTRKTPMTVGNPKEVPEYELNPLELQVRKVDGISKGTYQVAKWNGTRVSVKIFDKDSYSDRERVNAFTNELTLLAKARHPNIVQFVGAVTQNLPMMIVVEYNPKGDLTGYLQKKGRLSPSKALRFALDIARGMNYLHECKPDPIIHCELKPKNILLDRGGQLKISGFGLIKLSKIAEENAKVVNHEAQIDKSNYYIAPEIYKDEVFDKRVDVHSFGVILYELTEGVSLFHPKTPEEVAESMCIEGKRQTIRTKTKSYPPELKELIEECWHPEIGMRPTFSEIIIRLDKIVANCSKQGWWKDTFKFPW encoded by the exons ATGGAGAACGTAGCGGCGCAATTGAAGCGAGGGATATCGAGACAATTCTCGACAGGATCAATGCGGAGAACACTAAGCCGACAATTCACGCGCCAAAACTCTTTGGATCCACGACGTAACAATATGAGGTTCAGCTTTGGTCGTCAATCTTCGCTTGATCCGATACGACGTAGCCCTGAGTCTCTTAGCTGCGGGCCGCATATGTCTGTTCCCGAGAATCTTGATTCGACGATGCAGCTTCTCTTTATGGCGAGTAAAGGTGATGTGAATGGTGTTGAGGAGCTGCTTAATGAAGGAATCGATGTGAATAGCATTGATCTTGATGGTCGTACGGCTCTTCATATTGCTTCTTGTGAAGGTCATTACGAAGTTGTTAAGGTTCTTCTTAGCCGGAGAGCTAACATTGATGCTCGTGATCGTTGGGGCAGCACG GCGGCGGTTGATGCAAAGTATTATGGGAATGTTGAAGTGTATAATCTCTTGAAAGCACGAGGAGCTAAAGCTCCG aaaaccaGAAAGACTCCAATGACGGTAGGGAATCCGAAAGAAGTTCCTGAGTATGAGCTTAATCCACTCGAGCTTCAAGTCCGAAAAGTTGATGGCATCTCCAAG GGAACTTATCAAGTTGCTAAATGGAATGGCACGCGAGTCTCGGTAAAAATATTCGACAAAGATAGTTATTCAGATCGGGAACGCGT AAATGCTTTCACAAACGAATTGACTTTGCTAGCAAAAGCTCGGCATCCAAATATTGTTCAATTTGTTGGAGCCGTTACTCAAAATCTACCAATGATGATTGTAGTTGAATATAATCCAAAA GGTGATCTAACTGGTTATCTTCAAAAGAAAGGTCGTCTGTCACCATCAAAAGCTCTGAGATTTGCTCTTGATATTGCCAGAGGCATGAACTATCTTCATGAATGTAAACCAGATCCTATCATCCACTGCGAGTTAAAGCCAAA AAATATTTTGCTGGATAGAGGAGGGCAATTGAAGATCTCTGGATTTGGATTGATAAAGTTGTCAAAGATTGCAGAAGAAAATGCAAAAGTAGTGAACCACGAAGCTCAAATCGATAAGTCAA ATTACTACATAGCACCCGAAATATACAAAGACGAAGTCTTCGATAAAAGGGTTGATGTGCATTCGTTTGGTGTCATTTTGTATGAG TTGACTGAGGGAGTATCTTTATTCCATCCTAAAACACCTGAGGAGGTTGCAGAATCGATGTGTATAGAAGGAAAAAGACAAACAAtcagaacaaaaacaaagagttaCCCTCCGGAATTGAAAGA GTTGATTGAGGAATGTTGGCATCCAGAAATCGGTATGAGGCCAACATTCTCTGAGATTATCATACGGCTCGACAAGATAGTCGCAAACTGTTCGAAGCAGGGTTGGTGGAAAGACACGTTTAAGTTCCCttggtaa
- the LOC104788238 gene encoding uncharacterized protein LOC104788238 yields the protein MGILSWFTGSPKPSKSETSKPEMIQMPKSETPAPGMNGAIEVPRPDRATVFEFGSVAATGDRVTLAGYCPVSDDLEPCRWEILPADGKDAPQFRVVF from the coding sequence ATGGGGATACTATCATGGTTCACTGGAAGTCCTAAGCCGTCAAAGTCCGAGACGTCGAAGCCGGAGATGATACAGATGCCTAAATCAGAAACTCCAGCTCCAGGGATGAACGGAGCCATAGAAGTTCCTCGACCCGATCGCGCGACTGTTTTCGAGTTCGGCTCCGTTGCTGCCACCGGAGACAGAGTCACTCTCGCTGGATACTGTCCCGTTTCCGACGATCTCGAACCTTGCCGTTGGGAGATTCTTCCCGCCGACGGTAAAGACGCCCCGCAGTTTCGCGTCGTCTTCTGA